From one Proteobacteria bacterium CG1_02_64_396 genomic stretch:
- a CDS encoding 30S ribosomal protein S2, whose amino-acid sequence MAYNVTMKQLLEAGVHFGHQPRRWNPKMKRFIFAERNGVHIIDLSKTARLFKNAYQFVQETAANGGSVLFVGTKRQAADALREEADRCGMPFVNYRWLGGMLTNFKTIQGSIERLKRIEKEIAEAGESSGLTKKELVLKQRELEKLESNLGGIRDMGRLPRALFIVDPDREDIAVSEARKLGIPVVAVVDTNCDPDLIDFPIPGNDDAIRSVRLIAGTIADAVIEGRGARSEGAVEGAGGFTEDEFVAVENAEEVGAAQ is encoded by the coding sequence ATGGCCTACAACGTCACCATGAAGCAGCTGTTGGAAGCAGGCGTCCACTTCGGTCACCAGCCCCGCCGTTGGAACCCCAAGATGAAGCGTTTCATCTTTGCCGAGCGCAATGGGGTCCACATCATTGATTTGTCCAAAACCGCGCGCCTGTTCAAAAACGCCTACCAATTCGTCCAGGAGACCGCTGCCAACGGGGGATCGGTTCTGTTTGTCGGAACCAAGCGTCAGGCGGCCGATGCCCTGCGTGAAGAGGCTGATCGCTGCGGCATGCCTTTCGTTAATTACCGTTGGTTGGGTGGCATGCTCACCAACTTCAAGACGATTCAAGGCTCCATCGAGCGCCTCAAGCGCATTGAAAAGGAGATCGCCGAGGCAGGTGAAAGCTCTGGCTTGACCAAAAAAGAGCTGGTGCTCAAGCAACGGGAGCTTGAAAAGCTTGAGTCCAACCTGGGCGGTATCCGCGATATGGGGCGTTTACCCCGTGCCTTGTTCATCGTCGATCCCGATCGCGAAGACATTGCGGTGAGCGAAGCCCGTAAACTCGGTATTCCGGTGGTTGCGGTGGTTGATACCAACTGTGATCCCGACCTGATCGACTTCCCCATTCCCGGCAACGACGATGCCATCCGTTCGGTTCGCCTGATCGCCGGCACCATTGCCGACGCGGTGATCGAGGGTCGTGGCGCCCGCTCCGAGGGGGCTGTTGAGGGTGCCGGCGGATTTACCGAAGATGAGTTCGTGGCTGTCGAAAACGCCGAGGAAGTCGGCGCGGCGCAGTAA
- a CDS encoding translation elongation factor Ts, which produces MATVTAAMVKELREKTGAGMLDCKKALESTDGDIENAVDFLRKKGLAAAEKKAGRVAAEGIVLAKVSDDGRQAVLIEVNSETDFVARNDKFVDFVEQVADLIAAERPESVEALLALGMPGTDGLNVAQALSQLIATIGENMSIRRFTLIETEGDGYVGAYVHNGRHGVLVELNGMANGGNEAVGQAARDVAMQVVAARPKYATRKDVPSEDLERERAVLSERAATSGKPEAIIAKIVEGQLNKFYQDFCLLDQAFIKDSDKSVAQMLQAVEKGLGLAQFVSYELGEGIEKQETNFAEEVMSQVKKG; this is translated from the coding sequence ATGGCGACTGTAACTGCTGCAATGGTGAAAGAGCTGCGCGAGAAAACCGGCGCTGGGATGTTGGACTGCAAAAAAGCGTTGGAATCGACCGATGGTGATATCGAAAACGCCGTCGATTTTCTGCGCAAAAAGGGGTTGGCCGCTGCTGAGAAAAAAGCGGGTCGAGTCGCCGCCGAGGGGATCGTTCTGGCCAAGGTGTCGGACGACGGTCGCCAGGCGGTGTTGATCGAGGTGAACTCCGAGACCGATTTCGTGGCTCGGAACGACAAATTCGTCGACTTCGTGGAGCAGGTGGCCGATCTAATCGCCGCCGAGCGTCCCGAATCGGTGGAGGCTCTGTTGGCGTTGGGAATGCCGGGGACCGACGGTCTAAATGTGGCCCAGGCGCTGTCTCAGCTGATCGCGACCATCGGCGAAAACATGAGCATCCGCCGCTTCACCTTGATTGAAACCGAGGGTGACGGTTACGTTGGGGCCTATGTGCACAACGGTCGGCACGGGGTGTTGGTCGAGCTCAATGGCATGGCCAATGGCGGGAACGAGGCGGTGGGTCAGGCAGCCCGCGACGTAGCCATGCAGGTGGTGGCTGCTCGTCCGAAATATGCCACCCGTAAGGATGTTCCCTCCGAGGATCTGGAACGCGAACGTGCTGTGCTCAGCGAGCGCGCTGCAACCTCAGGTAAGCCCGAGGCGATCATCGCGAAAATCGTCGAGGGTCAGCTGAACAAGTTCTACCAGGACTTCTGTCTGCTCGATCAGGCTTTCATCAAAGACAGCGACAAGAGCGTGGCCCAGATGCTTCAGGCGGTTGAGAAGGGTTTGGGGCTGGCGCAGTTCGTTTCGTACGAGCTGGGCGAGGGGATCGAAAAGCAGGAAACCAACTTCGCCGAAGAGGTGATGAGCCAGGTGAAAAAGGGATAA
- a CDS encoding UMP kinase, whose protein sequence is MSETRFRRIMLKLSGEALMGGQGYGIDPEVVQQIARDVVAVHALGVEISIVIGGGNIFRGVAAATKGTDRATADYMGMLATVINALALQDALEKQGLQTRVLSAIEVQEMAEPYIRRRAIRHLEKGRVVIFGAGTGNPFFTTDTAAALRAMEVGAEVVLKGTKVDGVYTDDPVVHPDAMRYRSLSFTEVLTRNLKVMDATAISLCRDNNLPIVVFSIQKPNSLKELMLGADLGTLVHGG, encoded by the coding sequence ATGAGTGAAACCCGGTTCCGGCGCATCATGTTGAAGTTGTCCGGTGAGGCGCTGATGGGCGGTCAGGGATACGGCATCGATCCCGAGGTTGTCCAGCAGATCGCCCGCGATGTGGTTGCGGTACACGCGCTTGGGGTCGAGATCAGCATTGTGATCGGGGGGGGGAATATCTTCCGCGGTGTGGCAGCCGCCACCAAGGGAACCGACCGGGCCACCGCCGATTACATGGGGATGTTGGCGACGGTGATCAACGCCTTGGCGCTGCAAGACGCCCTTGAAAAACAGGGGCTTCAAACGCGCGTTTTATCGGCCATCGAGGTTCAGGAGATGGCCGAGCCCTACATCCGTCGCCGGGCCATCCGCCATCTTGAAAAGGGGAGGGTGGTGATTTTCGGAGCCGGGACCGGCAATCCCTTCTTTACCACCGATACCGCCGCAGCGTTGCGGGCGATGGAGGTGGGGGCCGAAGTCGTGTTGAAGGGGACCAAGGTGGATGGGGTCTACACCGATGACCCGGTGGTTCATCCCGATGCGATGCGGTATCGTTCCTTGAGCTTTACCGAGGTGTTGACCCGAAATCTCAAGGTAATGGACGCCACTGCCATTAGCCTTTGTCGCGACAACAACCTGCCCATCGTTGTGTTTTCGATCCAGAAGCCGAATTCCCTGAAAGAGCTGATGTTGGGTGCCGATTTGGGGACCCTCGTTCACGGAGGTTGA
- a CDS encoding ribosome recycling factor encodes MSHPVLTNTEERMNKTIQAFAHELSGVRAGRASPALVDGVTVEAYGSPTPLKQIANISIPEPRQIVIAPWDKGMVRAIERAVNDAGLGVNAMADGDVVRVPLPDLTEERRKELVKVVRKYAEHAKVAVRNLRRDGNDQLKKLEKDKELSADDVHKLTDEVQKLTDRMIAKVDEMTATKEKDILAV; translated from the coding sequence GTGAGCCATCCTGTTTTGACCAACACCGAAGAGCGGATGAACAAAACCATCCAAGCCTTTGCCCACGAGCTTTCTGGGGTTCGTGCCGGACGTGCCAGTCCCGCCCTGGTCGATGGGGTGACGGTCGAGGCCTACGGCTCACCGACGCCTCTCAAACAGATAGCGAATATTTCGATCCCCGAACCGCGCCAAATTGTGATTGCCCCCTGGGACAAGGGGATGGTGCGGGCTATTGAACGGGCGGTAAACGATGCCGGACTCGGGGTCAATGCCATGGCCGATGGCGATGTGGTGCGGGTGCCGCTGCCCGACCTGACCGAGGAGCGGCGTAAGGAGTTGGTTAAGGTAGTGCGCAAGTACGCCGAGCATGCCAAGGTGGCGGTGCGCAACCTGCGTCGTGATGGCAACGATCAGCTCAAGAAGCTCGAAAAGGACAAGGAGCTCAGCGCCGACGATGTGCACAAGCTGACCGACGAGGTCCAAAAATTGACGGACCGTATGATCGCCAAGGTCGATGAAATGACCGCCACGAAGGAAAAAGACATCCTCGCCGTCTAA
- a CDS encoding di-trans,poly-cis-decaprenylcistransferase has product MPESLPHHVAIVMDGNGRWARSRGLPRIEGHRRGVKSVRAVVEHASNLGVSWLTLFAFSSENWARPQEEVSGLMRLLVVSLTRELVALHKKGVRIRVLGHWRDLPTDVVECLQNSMAQTEHNTGLNLVLALNYGGQQEILDTVNQLLRQGASQGVDRVAFESAMPMPELPPVDLCIRTSGEQRISNFLLWHLAYAELYFTPIYWPEFREEALDRALEYFAARDRRFGGVSTT; this is encoded by the coding sequence ATGCCCGAATCCCTTCCCCATCATGTCGCCATCGTTATGGATGGCAATGGTCGCTGGGCCCGCTCCCGCGGGTTGCCCCGTATCGAGGGGCACCGCCGGGGGGTGAAGTCGGTCCGCGCCGTGGTGGAGCACGCCTCCAACCTGGGCGTCTCTTGGCTGACCTTGTTTGCCTTTTCAAGCGAAAATTGGGCCCGTCCCCAGGAGGAGGTCAGTGGGCTGATGCGCCTGCTGGTCGTCTCCCTGACTCGGGAGCTGGTGGCTCTGCACAAAAAAGGGGTGCGGATTCGAGTGCTGGGCCATTGGCGGGATCTGCCGACCGATGTGGTTGAATGTCTGCAAAACTCGATGGCCCAGACCGAGCACAATACCGGGCTCAATCTGGTTTTGGCGCTTAATTATGGTGGTCAGCAAGAGATCCTCGATACGGTGAACCAACTGCTGCGGCAGGGGGCATCGCAAGGGGTCGACCGAGTTGCTTTTGAATCCGCCATGCCGATGCCCGAGTTGCCTCCGGTTGATCTGTGCATCCGCACCAGCGGGGAGCAGCGGATTTCGAACTTTCTGTTGTGGCACCTGGCCTACGCCGAACTCTATTTCACCCCGATCTACTGGCCCGAGTTTCGTGAAGAGGCCCTGGATCGCGCTTTGGAATACTTCGCTGCCCGCGACCGCCGCTTTGGGGGGGTAAGCACTACATGA
- a CDS encoding 1-deoxy-D-xylulose-5-phosphate reductoisomerase — protein MKSIAILGSTGSIGCSTLDVIARHPDRFRPALLTARRDDATLLEQVQRFTPPFVAMVDVAAAARIRPQLPPGTTLFVGEEGLIAAVEACGAQMMVAAIVGGAGLRPTLKGVECGMDIALANKECLVMAGPVFMNAVRQAGVRLLPVDSEHSAIFQCLAGQPREAVASVMLTASGGPFRHTPKQALADITPEQAVRHPNWSMGRKISVDSATLINKGLEVIEARWLFDLNPDQIEVTIHPSSVVHSFVKFVDGSVMAQIGHPDMRAPIALALAWPQRIASGVAPLDPSGSEPWVFEAPDVERFPGLQLCFDALRGPASATTVLNAANEVAVEAFLERQIPFTAIAAVVGETLSRFAHHERLESLEEVLAVDAQARRLATECLADHPLPVAAPPASI, from the coding sequence ATGAAGTCGATTGCCATCCTTGGGTCGACCGGTTCGATCGGCTGCTCCACCCTCGACGTCATCGCGCGGCATCCCGACCGTTTTCGCCCTGCGTTGCTGACGGCGCGCCGCGACGACGCCACCTTGCTTGAACAGGTCCAACGCTTCACCCCCCCCTTTGTGGCGATGGTCGATGTTGCCGCCGCCGCCCGGATTCGCCCCCAACTTCCCCCCGGAACCACCCTGTTTGTCGGTGAAGAGGGTTTGATTGCGGCGGTCGAGGCCTGTGGCGCCCAGATGATGGTGGCCGCCATTGTCGGCGGCGCTGGGCTGCGCCCGACCCTCAAAGGGGTCGAGTGCGGTATGGACATTGCCCTGGCCAACAAAGAGTGTCTGGTGATGGCGGGGCCGGTGTTTATGAACGCTGTTCGCCAGGCTGGGGTTCGGTTGTTGCCGGTCGATTCGGAGCATTCGGCGATTTTTCAGTGTCTGGCAGGACAACCCCGGGAGGCGGTCGCCTCGGTGATGTTGACCGCCTCGGGAGGCCCCTTCCGCCATACCCCGAAGCAGGCGCTGGCCGACATCACCCCTGAGCAAGCGGTGCGTCATCCCAACTGGTCGATGGGGCGCAAAATCTCGGTTGATTCGGCCACCCTCATCAACAAGGGGCTTGAGGTGATCGAGGCCCGCTGGCTCTTTGATCTAAACCCCGATCAAATCGAGGTGACGATTCATCCCTCCTCGGTGGTCCACTCCTTCGTTAAATTCGTCGATGGCTCGGTGATGGCCCAGATCGGCCATCCCGACATGCGTGCGCCCATCGCCCTGGCGCTGGCCTGGCCACAGCGCATTGCCTCGGGGGTCGCCCCCCTTGATCCCAGCGGGAGTGAACCGTGGGTGTTCGAGGCGCCCGATGTGGAGCGTTTTCCTGGGCTGCAACTCTGCTTCGATGCCCTGCGGGGCCCAGCCTCGGCCACTACGGTGCTCAATGCCGCCAACGAGGTGGCGGTTGAGGCCTTTTTGGAACGGCAGATCCCCTTTACCGCCATTGCTGCGGTGGTGGGGGAAACCTTGTCCCGTTTTGCCCATCATGAGCGGCTCGAATCGTTGGAAGAGGTGCTTGCAGTCGATGCCCAGGCCCGCCGTTTGGCGACCGAGTGTCTGGCTGATCACCCTCTGCCCGTCGCCGCCCCACCCGCGAGTATCTAA
- a CDS encoding RIP metalloprotease RseP, producing the protein MTIFWALVVLGLLIFVHELGHYLVARAVGVKVLRFSIGFGPVVWSRRGGPDQTEYALSIIPLGGYVKMLGEGGDEPVLPEERHRAFENHPVRHRLAIVAAGPLFNLLFPIVAMTLLFMIGAHELPPVVGKVMDDSPAAAAGLIPGDRIVSVEGVAVRTWEDLTQEVRAYPGKGVTLQVTAQGIERTVTVHPEAVEGRSIFGERVTQGRLGIASSGEREVQRFGPVDAFVLGLERTWYFIDLTVQSLGKLISRVIPMDQIGGPILIAQLAGQTADAGLTPFLTFMALISVNLGLLNLLPVPVLDGGHLLFYSIEAIRGRPVGPMAQEMAYRVGFFLLIALMGLALYNDLARVLS; encoded by the coding sequence ATGACCATCTTCTGGGCCCTGGTGGTATTGGGGCTGCTCATTTTTGTTCATGAATTGGGCCATTACCTGGTGGCGCGAGCGGTGGGGGTCAAGGTACTGCGCTTTTCGATTGGTTTTGGCCCGGTCGTCTGGTCGCGTCGCGGTGGCCCCGATCAGACCGAATACGCTCTGTCGATCATCCCTCTGGGCGGCTACGTCAAGATGTTGGGGGAGGGGGGCGACGAGCCGGTATTGCCCGAGGAGCGCCACCGCGCCTTCGAAAACCATCCGGTGCGTCACCGCCTGGCCATTGTGGCTGCTGGCCCCTTGTTTAACCTGCTCTTCCCCATCGTGGCGATGACTCTGCTGTTCATGATCGGCGCCCACGAACTGCCCCCGGTGGTCGGCAAGGTGATGGACGACAGCCCCGCCGCCGCTGCGGGATTAATCCCCGGCGATCGTATCGTCAGTGTCGAGGGGGTAGCGGTGCGGACGTGGGAGGATCTGACCCAAGAGGTCCGCGCTTATCCCGGCAAGGGGGTCACTTTGCAGGTCACCGCTCAGGGGATTGAGCGAACCGTCACGGTGCATCCCGAGGCGGTGGAGGGGCGGTCGATTTTCGGCGAGAGGGTCACCCAGGGTCGCTTGGGGATCGCCTCCAGCGGTGAGCGGGAGGTCCAGCGCTTTGGGCCGGTCGACGCCTTTGTTTTGGGGTTGGAACGCACCTGGTATTTCATTGATTTAACGGTGCAGTCGCTCGGCAAGTTGATCTCCCGGGTGATCCCGATGGATCAAATCGGGGGGCCTATTTTAATTGCGCAGCTGGCGGGTCAAACCGCCGATGCGGGGCTAACCCCCTTCCTGACCTTCATGGCGCTCATCAGCGTCAATCTGGGGCTGCTTAATCTGTTGCCGGTCCCTGTTCTGGATGGCGGCCACTTGCTTTTCTACAGTATTGAAGCGATCCGGGGTCGTCCTGTTGGCCCCATGGCCCAGGAGATGGCCTACCGCG